One Aegilops tauschii subsp. strangulata cultivar AL8/78 chromosome 7, Aet v6.0, whole genome shotgun sequence genomic window carries:
- the LOC109755005 gene encoding putative laccase-9, producing MGVAKTPAVLWLLGAVLVLGVSVSPAQGAKTRYHDFFIKESNYTRLCKERTVLTVNGQFPGPTIYARKGDLVIVNVYNQGDKNITIHWHGVDQPRNPWSDGPEYITQCPIRPGGNFTYRVILSEEEGTLWWHAHSDFDRTTIHGAIVIHPKLGTTFPFVKPHKEIPVILGEWWNADVNHLLEEAERIGGEINISDANTINGQPGDLFPCSKAGTYKIPVQHGKTYLLRIINAGLSNDLFFSVAGHNLTVVGTDGHYTKPFAVKHIMIAPGQTMDALLEANRGDGGRYYMAARTFASNPNIEVNNSTATAIVEYMDDAPGRTAPPEFPTNLPGVNDIDSATAYTAQLRSLGSKDHPVDVPRQVDEHMLVTIAVNVLPCAPNETCGGPDGNRQAASLNNVSFVNPSVDILGAYYRSVRGVFDADFPNKPPFFFNFTDVDNDPVERWATKRGTKVKVVEYGAVVEVVFQDTSILGAENHPMHLHGFTFYVVGRGFGNFDEQKDPATYNLVDPPHQNTVSVPKAGWAAIRFRAANPGVWFMHCHFDRHVVWGMSTVFIVKDGKAPEAKMMPPPPNMPTC from the exons ATGGGTGTAGCTAAGACACCGGCGGTGCTTTGGTTACTTGGGGCGGTGTTAGTGCTGGGAGTTTCCGTTAGCCCTGCTCAGGGCGCCAAGACTCGCTACCACGATTTCTTT ATTAAGGAGAGCAACTACACAAGGCTCTGCAAGGAGAGGACCGTCCTCACCGTCAACGGGCAGTTCCCTGGCCCTACCATCTACGCGCGCAAGGGCGACCTCGTCATCGTCAATGTCTACAATCAAGGCGATAAAAACATCACCATCCACTG GCATGGTGTGGACCAGCCACGCAACCCGTGGTCAGACGGGCCTGAGTACATTACCCAGTGTCCCATCCGCCCCGGCGGCAACTTCACCTACCGGGTTATCTTGTCCGAGGAAGAGGGCACACTTTGGTGGCACGCACACAGCGACTTCGACCGCACCACAATCCATGGCGCCATTGTCATCCACCCCAAGCTCGGAACCACCTTCCCCTTCGTGAAGCCACACAAGGAGATACCCGTCATCCTCg GTGAGTGGTGGAATGCCGATGTGAACCATCTACTCGAGGAGGCGGAGAGGATCGGCGGCGAGATCAACATCTCGGACGCGAACACCATCAACGGCCAGCCGGGGGACCTGTTCCCGTGCTCCAAGGCCGGCACCTACAAGATACCGGTGCAGCACGGCAAGACGTACCTGCTCCGGATCATCAACGCGGGGCTCTCCAACGACCTCTTCTTCAGCGTCGCCGGGCACAACCTCACCGTGGTCGGCACCGACGGCCACTACACTAAGCCGTTCGCCGTCAAGCACATCATGATCGCGCCAGGTCAAACCATGGACGCGCTTCTTGAGGCCAACCGCGGCGATGGCGGCCGGTACTACATGGCCGCGAGGACGTTCGCGTCCAACCCCAACATCGAGGTCAACAACAGCACCGCCACCGCCATCGTGGAATACATGGACGACGCACCGGGACGTACGGCCCCGCCGGAGTTCCCTACCAACCTTCCGGGCGTCAACGACATCGACTCAGCGACGGCGTACACGGCGCAGCTCCGGTCCCTGGGCAGCAAGGACCACCCAGTGGACGTGCCGAGGCAGGTCGACGAGCACATGCTCGTCACCATCGCCGTCAACGTGCTCCCCTGCGCACCCAACGAGACGTGCGGGGGGCCCGACGGCAACCGCCAAGCGGCGAGCCTCAACAACGTCAGCTTCGTGAACCCGTCCGTCGACATCCTCGGCGCCTACTACCGCTCCGTCCGTGGCGTGTTCGACGCAGACTTCCCCAACAAGCCGCCCTTCTTCTTCAACTTCACGGACGTCGACAACGACCCCGTCGAGCGCTGGGCCACCAAGCGCGGCACCAAGGTGAAGGTGGTGGAGTACGGCGCCGTCGTGGAGGTGGTGTTCCAGGACACCTCCATCCTTGGCGCCGAGAACCACCCCATGCACCTGCACGGCTTCACTTTCTACGTGGTAGGGAGAGGGTTCGGGAATTTTGACGAGCAGAAGGACCCGGCCACCTATAACTTGGTCGACCCGCCGCACCAGAACACCGTCTCCGTGCCCAAAGCTGGCTGGGCAGCTATCCGATTCCGCGCGGCGAATCCAG GTGTCTGGTTCATGCATTGCCATTTTGATCGCCATGTGGTGTGGGGAATGAGCACCGTCTTCATAGTGAAGGATGGCAAGGCTCCTGAAGCTAAAATGATGCCTCCGCCTCCCAACATGCCTACCTGCTAA
- the LOC109755003 gene encoding kinesin-like protein KIN-14L produces MADARGGWSWDLPGFQPRTPAAGTPLATPTAMPRAPPTAMVSRSSEGAPRASGAMPVADRLDQLADSVQLAREDCLELRQEASDLLEYSNAKLGRVTRYLGFLADRTRKLDQAALETETRITPLIHEKKRLFNDLLTLKGNVKVFCRSRPLFEDEGPSAVEFPDDFTIRVNTGDESLTNPKKDYEFDRVYGPHIGQGELFHDVQPFVQSALDGYNISIFAYGQSRSGKTHTLEGSSHDRGLYLRCFEELFDLSNSDTTSTSHFNFYFTACELYNDQVRDLLSESRSTALKVRMGVQESFVELVQEKVENPLEFSGALKTALQNQSVHSTKAIVSHLIITIHIHYRNYVTGEHLYSKLSLVDLPASECLLEEDANRDNVTDCLHVSKSLSALGDALASLSAKKEPVLSGNSRLVQILADSLGSSSKILLVVHVSPSASNLSRTLSTLSFSARARNAELSLGNRDTIKKWRDVANDSRKELHEKEKEVSDLKQEVLGLKLSLSEANDQCTLLFNEVQKAWRVSSTLQTDLKSENLMLADKHKIEKEQNNQLRDQISRLLEVEQEQKIKMHERDLTIQSLQAKLKSIESQLNDALNSSDARSTIGSESASVISTPKMMESTAESSSVTKRLEEELAKRDALIEKLHEENEKLFDRLTEKSGLASSPQAPSPSSNQATNAQGRDIGRSNSAKTQSPDVFPATMSQDKTGNSGAIVKSSNELAKTTPAGEYLTSALMDFDPNHFEGFAAIADGANKLLMLVLAAVIKAGAAREHEILAEIRDAVFSFIRKMEPRKVMDTMLVSRVRILYIRSLLARSPELQSIKVSPIERFLEKSNSTSRSRGSSRGSSPGRSPGYHHDHVSRVALIDENVQGFKVNIKQEKKSKFSSIVLKLRGIEEETWRQHVTGGKLREITEEAKAFAIGNKALAALFVHTPAGELQRQIRAWLAENFDFLSVTGGDVAGGTTGQLELLSTAIMDGWMAGLGTAQPPSTDALGQLLSEYSKRVYTSQLQHLKDIAGTLATEEADDPVHVSKLRSALESVDHKRRKIMQQMRTDTALLTKEEGGSPIRNPPTAAEDARLASLISLDNILKQVKEVIKQSSTRPLRKSKKKALLESLDDLLAQMPSLLDIDHPCAQKQITDARNVVESLQEDPDDPAPDPNSNSNTLGESEVSQWNVLQFNNGTTAPFIIKCGANSSCELVIKADQRVQEPKGGEVIRVVPRPSVLAEMGFEEMKGVFEQLPEAVSLLALARSADGTRARYSRLYRTLASKVPALKEIVAEMERGGVFKDVRS; encoded by the exons ATGGCGGACGCGCGCGGGGGCTGGTCGTGGGACCTCCCCGGCTTCCAGCCGCGGACGCCGGCGGCCGGGACGCCGCTGGCGACGCCCACCGCCATGCCCAGGGCGCCGCCGACGGCCATGGTGTCCCGCTCCTCCGAGGGGGCGCCCCGCGCGTCCGGCGCCATGCCCGTCGCCGACCGCCTCGACCAGCTCGCCGACAGCGTCCAG CTTGCTAGAGAGGACTGCTTGGAACTTAGGCAAGAAGCTAGTGACCTTCTTGAGTATTCTAATGCAAAATTGGGCCGTGTCACTCGCTATCTTGGGTTTCTTGCAGATAGAACTCGGAAACTAG ATCAAGCTGCACTTGAAACTGAAACTAGAATCACTCCTTTGATTCATGAGAAGAAAAGACTTTTCAATGACTTATTGACCTTGAAAG GCAATGTCAAAGTATTCTGCCGTAGCAGACCATTATTCGAAGATGAGGGTCCATCAGCGGTTGAGTTTCCAGATGATTTTACTATCCGTGTAAACACTGGAGATGAGTCTCTTACAAACCCTAAGAAGGATTATGAGTTTGACAGGGTATATGGTCCCCACATTGGGCAAG GTGAACTTTTCCACGATGTTCAACCGTTTGTGCAGTCTGCCTTGGATGGGTACAATATCTCCATATTTGCGTATGGTCAAAGCCGCTCTGGAAAGACACATACACTG GAAGGATCTAGCCATGATCGTGGTTTGTATCTCCGATGCTTTGAGGAACTATTTGATCTTTCAAACTCAGATACTACTTCCACATCACACTTTAACTTCTATTTTACTGCCTGTGAACTCTACAATGATCAG GTCCGGGATTTGCTGTCAGAATCTAGAAGCACAGCCCTGAAAGTCCGCATGGGTGTGCAAGAATCCTTCGTGGAACTTGTGCAGGAGAAGGTTGAAAATCCATTGGAATTTTCTGGAGCCCTAAAGACAGCACTTCAAAACCAATCTGTACATTCGACGAAGGCCATCGTATCTCACCT GATTATTACCATCCATATACACTACAGAAATTATGTAACAGGAGAACATCTGTACAGTAAGCTTTCTCTAGTAGATTTGCCAGCTAGCGAATGCCTTCTTGAGGAGGATGCCAATAGAGATAATGTAACAGACTGTTTGCACGTCTCAAAGTCACTTTCTGC GTTGGGTGATGCTTTGGCCTCTTTAAGTGCAAAGAAAGAGCCTGTTCTGTCTGGGAATTCAAGACTTGTACAAATCTTAGCTGACTCTCTTG GAAGCAGCTCGAAGATTTTGTTGGTTGTGCATGTAAGTCCAAGTGCTTCAAATTTGTCTAGAACTTTGTCCACACTCAGTTTTTCGGCCAGAGCAAGAAATGCTGAATTGAGCCTTGGAAATCGTGATACTATCAAGAAATGGAGAGATGTG GCGAATGATTCACGTAAAGAATTGCATGAGAAAGAAAAGGAGGTTTCGGACTTGAAACAAGAAGTTTTAGGGTTGAAACTTTCTCTCTCAGAGGCCAATGACCAATGCACACTGCTCTTCAACGAAGTGCAGAAGGCATGGAGAGTTTCTTCTACACTACAAACTGACCTGAAG TCTGAAAATTTAATGCTCGCTGACAAGCACAAGATTGAGAAAGAACAGAACAATCAGCTAAGGGACCAGATTTCTCGTCTTTTGGAAGTTGAGCAAGAGCAGAAAATTAAGATGCATGAACGCGATTTAACAATTCAATCGCTACAG GCAAAACTTAAGTCCATTGAGTCTCAACTTAATGACGCTCTGAACTCTAGTGATGCAAGATCAACAATTGGATCTGAATCTGCTTCAGTTATTTCAACCCCAAAGATGATGGAATCAACTGCTGAGTCGTCATCAGTGACCAAAAGGCTTGAAGAGGAGTTAGCAAAGAGGGATGCCCTTATTGAG AAACTGCATGAGGAGAATGAGAAGCTCTTCGACAGACTTACAGAGAAATCGGGATTAGCAAGCTCTCCTCAG GCTCCAAGTCCGTCTTCAAACCAAGCAACTAATGCTCAGGGAAGGGATATAGGCAG GAGCAACAGTGCCAAAACTCAATCACCAGATGTATTTCCAGCAACAATGTCTCAGGACAAAACTGGAAACAGTGGAGCTATAGTGAAATCAAGCAATGAGTTAGCAAAAACTACACCTGCTGGGGAGTACCTGACTTCGGCACTGATGGATTTTGATCCTAACCACTTTGAGGGATTTGCTGCAATAGCTGATGGTGCAAATAAGCTTTTGATGCTG GTATTGGCTGCAGTTATCAAAGCAGGTGCTGCTAGGGAGCATGAGATACTTGCCGAGATCCGAGATGCGGTCTTCTCGTTCATTCGCAAAATGGAACCAAGAAAAGTTATGGATACCATGCTAGTTTCAAGGGTCCGGATATTATACATTAGATCTTTGCTTGCTAGGTCCCCAGAACTTCAGTCCATCAAG GTTTCTCCAATTGAACGTTTTCTGGAGAAATCAAATAGTACTAGTCGGAGCAGAGGTTCTAGCAGGGGAAGTAGTCCTGGCAGGTCTCCTGGTTACCACCATGATCATGTTTCACGGGTTGCCTTGATTGATGAAAATGTGCAAGGTTTCAAGGTTAACATTAAACAGGAAAAGAAATCAAAATTCTCCTCGATTGTTCTGAAGCTTCGTGGGATTGAGGAG GAGACTTGGAGACAACATGTCACTGGAGGAAAGCTTCGGGAAATTACCGAGGAAGCGAAGGCTTTTGCAATTGGAAACAAAGCCTTGGCTGCTCTTTTTGTTCACACACCTGCTGGTGAATTACAACGCCAAATCCGAGCATGGCTTGCAGAGAACTTTGATTTTCTATCTGTAACTGGTGGAGATGTTGCTGGAGGAACTACTGGGCAGCTTGAATTGTTATCTACAGCTatcatggatggatggatggctggCCTTGGTACAGCGCAGCCCCCAAGCACTGATGCTCTAGGCCAGCTGTTATCTGAGTACAGCAAGCGTGTTTACACATCACAGCTACAACACTTGAAG GACATAGCTGGCACATTGGCAACAGAGGAGGCTGATGATCCTGTTCATGTCAGTAAGCTGCGCTCTGCTCTGGAGTCCGTCGATCATAAAAGAAGAAAG ATCATGCAACAAATGCGGACTGATACTGCCTTGTTAACCAAAGAAGAAGGTGGTTCACCTATCCGAAATCCTCCAACTGCTGCTGAAGATGCACGATTAGCATCTCTCATATCTCTAGACAACATCTTAAAACAAGTCAAG GAAGTAATTAAACAAAGCTCTACAAGACCATTACGAAAATCGAAAAAGAAAGCATTGCTAGAATCATTGGATGACCTCTTGGCACAGATGCCTTCTCTTCTTGACATTGATCATCCATGTGCTCAGAAGCAGATCACGGATGCACGCAATGTTGTAGAG TCACTGCAAGAAGACCCCGATGATCCTGCCCCTGACCCCAACTCGAATTCCAACACGCTGGGAGAGAGCGAAGTTTCACAGTGGAACGTATTGCAGTTTAACAACGGAACGACAGCACCTTTCATCATAAAATGCGGAGCAAATTCGAGCTGTGAACTGGTTATCAAGGCTGATCAACGAGTCCAGGAACCTAAAGGTGGCGAGGTAATCCGTGTTGTTCCAAGACCATCTGTTCTTGCAGAGATGGGCTTTGAGGAAATGAAAGGCGTGTTTGAGCAATTGCCTGAAGCAGTCAGCCTGCTTGCCCTTGCACGATCCGCCGATGGCACAAGAGCCAGGTATTCTAGACTGTACAGAACTTTAGCTAGCAAAGTGCCTGCCTTGAAAGAGATTGTTGCGGAGATGGAGAGAGGTGGTGTTTTCAAGGATGTCAGATCATAG